In the genome of Vibrio ziniensis, the window ATGTCTTTGCATTCCATGGTTTTTGACGACAGTACATCAGTGTCCACGCCACCAAGAGTCACCTCCGCAGTTCGATACCCTTCGGTGCCATTTGGCGCAACTCGCCACCGTTCCAAAGTCTCTCTGATCGCTTCAAGCTCTTTAGGGTTAAACTGCTTGAGAGGCTTGTCCACCAGCAGTTTGCGCTCAATAAATACTTCTACTAAACGTTTAGGCAATACACGAGCTAAGGTGTTCTTGAGCGTCTGGTTTGGATGTTTTTCGCGAGAACGAGTCAGTAGCTCATCCACATCCACTTCCGGCACTAGGTTAATCGTGACCGCCTGCCCTGGTCTCCAGTATGAGGAGATCTGCAACACAGAAGGACCAGACAAACCTCGGTGAGTAAACAGCAATGCTTCTTTAAAGCTTTTGCCACATTCAGCCTGAATTTCAGCGGGAACAGCGATACCGGAAAGCTCCGCTAATGCGTCTTTATCTTCAACATGCAGCGTGAAAGGCACTAAGCCTGCGGTCGTTGAAATCACAGGCAGATCAAACTGTTCTGCAATCTTATAACCAAAAGGTGTGGCACCGAGTTTTGGCATTGAGAGACCACCCGTCGCCACGACTAAGGATTCACACTCGATATCACCCTGTGTAGTGTGTAGATGAAAGCCCTGCTCGATTTGCTTAATATCCAGCGTTTCCACTTGATAACGCTGAGTAATATTTGGCAACTCGCATTCTTTGAGCAGCATGTTAACAATGTCTTTTGCCGAATCTAGACAGAAAAGCTGACCGTGAGATCGCTCTTCAAACTCAATGCCGTATTTACCCACCATTGATATGAAATCCCAGTTGGTATATTGCGAAAGCGCCGACTTCACAAAATGCGGATTGCGACATAGGTAGTTTTGAGCCGAAACATCGTAGTTAGTGAAGTTGCAGCGACCACCGCCTGAAATCAGGATTTTACGACCTGGTTTTTTCGCATGGTCAATCACCATCACTCGGCGTCCACGTTTTCCAGCTTGGGCAGCGCACATTAATCCCGCAGCTCCTGCGCCTATGATGACAACATCTACTTTTTCACTCATTACTCACCAATGCCAATATTTATACCATTCTGGATAATTTCCTGATCAGTGAATGGACGTCGATAAGCAAACCCTCCGAGCCATGGATGGCTCGGCGGAGCTTCAGGGACGAATGAATGCGCGTTTGCGTTTGACGCCCATTCGCTGTTCTGCCGATGCTCAATCTGATCATATTTTTATCTAGGATGGTATTAGAACTTTGCCTCTTCAAACTACGACCACAAGTACTTAGTCAGAAGAACTGGCAATAAAAAAGGACGTACAGCGGGTACGTCCTCACTCACTTGAAGCGGCATTTTAACGGTAAACGTTCACTGTTACCAATGCGTTTATCGAGACTCCCACTCTTCTTTTAAAGCAAAAAGTCATCTATAGCATAAACGCTACCACTGAGGTAAATACCACCAAAGACGAAGAGAGAATGAAAAGCTCGCGCACACGATCGCACTTACCAGTAAAGACTTCATCATGGTGATGAAGGTACTCTTTACTTTTTAAGTAATGGTAGAGGCGAACCTGTTTAGACATGTTGCCATGTGTGGTGAAAAATCCCCGTCCATCGACTTGCTGATAAAGCAACGGGTGAGCTTCTCGCATAATATAAATCAGAGCTCGCAGCGCGGTAAAATATCTTGCTACGTTAATACCAGTAACAATCATTAGCGCTAATAGAATGGTATCTCCACTGATCATCTTTTCCTCCCTACATCCAAAGTAAGAGGGCTGCCCGGAGAAAAAGACGACAGTGTTTACAGTCTTTTCACTGCAACTAAGCAGCAGGGGCATCCATTACAGAAGATGAGCCTTTTTGTGCCAATGCAGCTAGATCCTTATCGATAAAGAACAACGCTTTACCATCTTCACCAACCAGTTCTAGCTTGTCTAAAATCCCTTTAAACAACTTCTCTTCTTCATGTTGCTCCGCAACGTACCACTGAAGGAAGTTAAATGTTGAGTAATCCTGTGATGTGAATGCCGCATGAGCTAATTTATTGATTCTTTGTGTAATCATTTGCTCATGTTCATAAGTCTCACGAAACACGTCACCCAAGCTTGCAAAATCGTGTCGAGGAGCTTCAATCGCGCCTAAAATTGGCAGAGAACCTGTCTCACTGACGTAGGTAAATAGTCTCTGCATGTGTTGCATTTCTTCAGCTGCGTGAACTCTTAAAAACTCAGCTGCTCCTTCGAATCCTTTATCTTCACACCAAGCACTCATTTGTAAGTATAGATTGGATGAGAAAAATTCGAGATTAATTTGATCATTCAATTGATCTACCATCGCTTTTGAAAGCATAGGACGCTCCTAAATAATTGTGCAAACTAGAGTCACTATAACATGATCATTACTATTTGATAGTTAGAGCAACCACATCATTCAGCATGGATATGAGATCATCATGGCAAAAATATTTCTCACTAGGTGCTAGAGTTTAATTAACCTGACATCAGGACAATTAAATGGAGAAGGCATCATGAGTTATAAACATATCTTAGTTGCTGTTGACCTATCTGAAGACAGCAAATTATTAGTAGAAAAAGCCGTCGCTCTGGCAAAACCTCTCGATGCTGTGGTTTCGTTTATTCATATCGATGTTAACTACGCTGAGCTTTATACTGGCTTAATTGACATTAATTTGGCTGAGACGCAACACCACGCGATGGAAGCGTCACAAACCCAGTTAAAAGAGTTGGCGGATCATGCCAATTACCCTATCAACCATACTTTGGTGGGTAGCGGTGACTTGAGTAACGAGCTTTGTGACACCATCAAAGAGTTCAATATTGATCTTGTGGTTTGTGGTCATCACCAAGACTTCTGGAGTAAGTTGCTCTCCTCAACAAGACAGCTCATAAATTGCTCACCTGTCGACATGTTGGTAGTACCACTTAATGACTGACGAACAATAATAAATCAGATAGACTGCGGATAATTTTGAACATCCACTTATAAAATTGTCAGGGACTATGTTTTATTTATCTGCAGTTACCCTTCTTTGGGCATTTTCATTTAGCCTGATCGGCGTTTATCTAGCGGGTCAGGTTGACTCTTGGTTCTCAGTGTTGATGCGTGTGGCACTGGCTAGCGTTGTCTTCTTGCCATTTTTGAAATTCAAGCAAGTACCGAAAAAACTGATTGTCCAACTTATGGCGATCGGTGGTATCCAACTAGGATTGATGTACTGCTTCTACTATCAATCGTTTTTACTGCTCTCTGTTCCAGAAGTATTGCTGTTTACCGTATTCACACCGATCTACGTCACTTTGATTTACGATTTGCTTAAAGCTCGTTTCTCTCCGTGGTATCTGGTTACCGCTGCGATTGCCGTTGCAGGTGCGGTATTTATTAAATTTGCGGGCATCAACGAGAACTTCGTTATCGGTTTCCTAGTGGTGCAAGGTGCTAACCTCTGTTTTGCTATTGGCCAGGTCGCTTATAAATACGTAATGGAAAACCAAAGCGTACAGCTTCCACAACGCACTGTATTTGGTTATTTCTACTTAGGCGCACTGGTTGTTGCAACCATAGCCTTCGCCCTTTTAGGTAACCCATCGAAGCTACCTACCACTTCACTTCAATGGGGCATTCTGATTTACCTTGGTGTGATTGCATCCGGTGTGGGTTATTTCGTTTGGAACAAAGGTGCTTGTTTGGTGAACGCAGGCGCGTTAGCGATCATGAACAACGCTTTGGTACCAGCAGGTTTAATCGTCAATATCGTGATTTGGAACCGCGATGTGGATATCGCTCGCCTTTCAATTGGTGGCATCATCATCCTGTTGTCTTTGTGGATCAACGAAACGTGGGTGAAGCGTAAAGTAGCTCAAAGCTACAAAGAGGCTGAAAACGCTTAATACAATCCTAGATAAAAATATGATCAGATTGAGTATCGGTGTAACAGCGAATGGGCACCGAGAACTTAAATAGCAAAACGCCCATCAGGTTTAATTGATGGGCGTTTTTGTATCTGAGGATAATGCGATTAATGATACTGAGAAGTAAGTGAATACTCACCGTTTGACGATGGATTTAACTTAGAAAACTTCAACTGCAATGCTTGCTGTTTCTTGGCAAGCTTGCGCTGTTTCTTCAGCACTTTTTCCAATTTTTTGTGATATTTTTTCTGAGCTTTGAGGGTCTTCTTAGCCATTTTTAACGCAGCTTTACTGCTCTTATCGGCCTTCACGCTTTCTTTACTCACAGAGCTTTTCGCAACTAATGCTTTGACAGAGAACGCTTGCGGCTTACACAATCTATTTTTGTCAGAGGAAGAACGAGCGCATGAGCGACACAAGTACTTGGGCGCAGCAACAATTCGATGAATATCTGACAGTGAAGCAGTAATATCGTGACGACTTAATTTACACAGACGCTGAGCCATAAATACAACCAAACAAAAATGATAATGATTCTTGGTTATATATAACCTTCTGCTAATAAAAAGGCAAGCCCAACGGTGAGTTGGTCATATCTCCTCTGTCATTTCTCTCCTGCCATTGCAGCAATCACATAAACATCAAAGCGGTTCTTTTTGGTCTCAATCGCCATACTTGGCTTTTGCTCTGCTAACCAATTGGAATAGTCAGGGCGTTTTACCACAACACGCTTCGTTGCCAATTTTAGCGCAGGCGCGAGTAGCGCATCGGCGTCATTATCGGCGCCAACAAGAGACTGGAAAACGCGCATCTCTTTCTTAACCAAAGCGCTTTTCTTTTTGTTTTCAGGGTGTGGGTACATAGGATCCAAATACACCACATCAGGACGAACAAAACTGGAATCACTAACTAAATTATCTAAAGCATCGTGACTCGATGCATGTAGTAAGGTCACTCGCTGTGTAACCCAAGCGCCAATCTCAGCGTCCTGTTTGGCACGATTTAATCCGTCATCCAACAATGCAGCGACTACTGGATGACGTTCAACCATTTGTACTTTACAGCCTAAAGATGCCAATACAAAGGCATCTCGGCCTAAGCCTGCGGTGCCATCAAGCACTGTCGGTGTCACCCCTTTGTTTAACCCTGCCGCTTTCGCAATAGATTGACCTTTTCCACCGCCAAACTTGCGTCTATGCGCGACCGCACCAGTCACCCAATCGACAAAGATAGCGCCTAGCTTAGGCTCATCAACTTTACGCAGTTCCAATCTCTCGTGGGTCAATACCAACGCAAATACGCTCTCATCACTGTGAGTGAGCTTCCAGCGTGTTGCTATGTCATTAAGCTCAGAAGCGCGTTCAGGTGCTTCACAAATCAGTTGTAGCTGCAAAGTGTCATTCCATAATGAGTTTCTAAAATCGTTGCCAGTGTAGCGGATTTTCATCAGAAACCTAAGGTTTCAGTGTGATAAGATGTGGAACAATGTTCGTTGAACAATTGAACTAGGAACCTGTATGCAAGTTGCTTCTACCAAGCTCGACGAGCTTGATCGCGCTATTCTAAAAATCTTAATGGACGATGCACGCACGCCTTATGCAGAGATGGCGAAGCAATTTAATGTCAGCCCTGCCACGATTCACGTACGCATAGAAAAAATGAAAGCCGCCGATATCATTCAAGGTACTGAAGTGGTCGTCAACACTAAGAAACTCGGCTATGACGTTTGCTGCTTTATCGGTATCAACTTAAAAGCTGCGCGCGATTACCATTCCGCACTGGAAAAGCTTAACGCTCTTGATGAGGTGGTAGAAGCTTACTACACCACTGGGGCTTACAGTATTTTCGTTAAGTTGATGTGTCGTTCAATTGAAGAGCTGCAGTTTGTGTTGATTGATAAACTGCAAGCGATTGATGAAGTGCAATCGACTGAGACTCTGATCTCACTGCAGAACCCAATCAACCGTAATGTCATTCCTTAGGTTTTAAACACAAAAAACCCAAGCGTCAGGCTTGGGTTTCTCTGTAAAACTGATTATTTGTTTAGGTAATTCTTTAGCTCTTCAGCCGAAATACCTTGCGCAGCTAACTGCTTAGCTAACAAATCAACTTGCTCACCTTTGCGAGAGTCAATCACTTGTTGAAATTGGTAAACCAAATCACGCAGCACTGGTAGTGGAACTTGTTTTGCTGCACTGCGCACACGCTCACTACTTTGATTACCTAACTCATTAAGTAACTTACCAAACATCACTTTTTCTGGTGATTCTTCTAACTGCTCGAGGATTCGAGCCATTTCATAGGTAGTTAGGGACACTGTATTACGATTCCAATACGCTAATTCTAAACACGATGAGCGGCACAATATACACCTGTTCTTTTGATTAGAAAATAGCACATTGCAGTATTTGCCAAACCATGTTTCACAATTTGCATATTCTTTTCAACAACGTTTCAGTCTCTCAAACTCTACGATTGAAATACTAGGCGATGCCACTCTTTGCCTGCTTTAGAAAGCAGTATAATAAGTGCAGGTGCGATTATCCACATTTGCAGTGCAATCATCATCTGAGGCTCAAGCTCTAAGCGTTGTAACGTGCCGACAACAAGTCCAGCACCACTCATTTGGAACAGACCCAGCAGTGCCGCTGCCGTTCCTGCTTTATCACCAAACGGCGCTAATGCTTTACCCGCAGCGGAGCCTAGAATCCAAGCAAAACCTACGGATGAAAAGAAGATAGGCAACATAAAGGCCAAAGCCGTAGCTTGAGATCTCATTCCAATCATCAAGCCACCAGCAATCAGCAACATCACTATTCCTGACATTAGGATTTTGTGCGTGCCCAGCTTATCCATTAGCTTAGGCGCAGATAAACACGCAGTGATGTTCACAACAGCATTAATACCAAACCAGAAGGTAAACTCATTCATGGTTAAGCCTAAGTTTTCCATCAGGACAACAGGTGCTGAGGTAACGTAAGCCAAAATAACGGCCATTGCTAACATACAAAGCGAAGCATGGAACAAAAACGAAGGCACTTTTAATACCGACCAGTAACGCGATAGCTTAAACACCGCTTGCTTCTCTGTAGTCGGGTTGGTCTCCTTCATACGGATCATAAGCCACAGTCCAACGATAACACCGAAGCCCGCCATAAAACTAAAATTGGAACGCCAACCGAATTGCTGTGTTAACCAGCTACCGAGGATTGGAGCTAAAGCAGGAATAAAGCAGATAGCACCATTAAGATAGCTAATCATCTTGCCACTGCGTTCTGGACCAAAGATATCGCGAACCGTCGCAAAGGCTGCTACAGACGTTGCACACGCACCCAATCCTTGTAGCAGACGAGACATTAGCATCCACTCAATACTCTGAGCACCCCACGCCAATAAAGCGCTCACGATATAAATGCTAACACCTGCCAATGCAACAGTTCGACGTCCGAGTTTATCTGCTAAAGGACCAGCAAACAGCTGACCAACACCCATAGCAAATAAGAACCAAGTAATCGTATCTTGCGCTAATGCATGTTCCACGTGAAACGCTTGCGAAATCTGTGGCAACGCAGGCAGATAAATATCGATTGCCAGCGGGCTAAACAGCACTAATAGCGTTAGTAAAATCATTTGCTGTTTACTTTGCACAATTGAAGAGTTTGCAGATGTAGACATGCTTTAAATAGGTTCCAAGATAGATAATAAAGAGCACGCATAATAGAAGAATGCTGTTATTCGAACAAATGGCTTATAATCATCACTAATATTCCTTTATGGAAAATCATATGAAAATTGATAAATTGGCTCGAATAGACCTGAACTTGCTTGTTTGCTTACAAGTTTTGAGTGAAGAACTGAGTGTTACACGTGCATCAAGCCGACTCCATCTCAGCCAATCAGCCGTTAGTAAATCGCTAGCAAAGTTGCGCGAACAATTTGATGATCCCCTCTTTATTCGCACCTCTCATGGCTTAAAGCCAACACCGAAAATGTTGTTCTTAAAACCTAAGCTCGAAACGCTAGTGGATCAATTAGAGCTGATTACTCAGCCTGAACAATTTTCACCTCAGTCAAGTGAATACCGATTCCATATCGCAGCTGTCGAAAGTGTTTACCCATTAATTCTTCCCCACTTCCTGCCAGCAATATTTATGCAAGGCCCGAATCTAAATATCAGCACCCACTCTTGGACGGATCAAACGTTTAAGAAACTCCAGATGGGAGAGCTAGATATCGGCATTACTGGTAAAGATATCGACATTAACGATGCTAAGTTAACTATGCTTCCGCCTAGGGATATTTGTGAACAAGAGATCTACCGAGACTCACAAATGTGTGTGGTTCGTAGAGATCACCCTGTACTCAAACAGAACTGGAACCTGGAACAATATCTCGCTCTTCGCCATGTACAGGTGCGTTGTGATGGCAGTGACCGCTGGTTATTGGATTATCGTTTAGCAGACTTGGGTTTTGAGCGTGACATTGCGATTACCGTCCCCGACTTTAACAGTGCTGCCAGCTTGTGTAGTTACACCGACTTTGTGTTTACTGCCCCAAGCCACTTCACCCATCTGGTTGCCAAACATCTAGATTTGGTCGTGCTACCATTACCGCTTGAGTTTCCACCGATGGCTTATACTTTGTTCTGGCATAGAGACCGAGAAAACGACCCAGCACTAACTTGGTTAAGGCAAATCATTCAGACGAAAACCTTACATTTACGTTAGACAAGTGCCCAATAACACTATTGATAATATTAAGCACAGCAGATTTGCACACTCACAACAAAACGAGTAGCTTATCGGTTCACGTCCTGCATTACATAGATAGGCATAGCGGGTATATCAACATGAGGATATATCGACAGCGGCTGAACAAAAGGACAATTATTAGGAGAATAGCAAGATGTACCAATCCATCTCCGAGCGTGTTACTGAGCTCAGAAACTGGTTAACACGCAACGGTTTAGACGCACTCATCATCCCTCATGAAGATGAGTACCTTGGCGAATACGTTCCAGAACACAATGAAAGATTACATTGGCTAACCGGATTTACCGGCTCTGCGGGTGCAGCCGTAATCACGCAAAACGCAGCTGCAATTTTTGTCGATGGTCGTTATACCGTTCAAGTTCGTAAGCAAGTTCCACAAGAGCTGTTCGAATACCGTCATCTGATTGAAGAACCGTATTTAGATTGGTTACAAAGCAATTTGCCTACCGATAGCAAAGTCGGCTACGACCCAAGAATGCACCGTGCCAGTTGGTTAACAGCCACTCAAACAAAGCTAGCAGGTGAACTTCAGTTAGTCGCAACTGAAGGCAATGCTATCGATCAGCTTTGGCATGATCGCCCTGCTGCTGTTGTCTCTGATATGCGCTTGATGAGTGACGAACTTGTTGGTGTTAACAGCGCGACTAAACGTCAACGTATTGCGGACATCCTAATTGGTAAAAAAGCCGATTGTGCGGTACTTACTGAGCTTGATTCAATTTGCTGGCTGTTAAACATTCGTGGCTTAGATGTGTCACGCCTGCCAGTATTGCTATCTCACGCGATCATCCACGCTGATGCAACGGTCGATTTCTTCCTTGACCCAGCACGATTAGCTGAAGGTTTTGAAGAGCATGTCGGTACAGGTGTTCGAGTGCATCACCCTGATACACTGCAATGTGAGTTAGAAAAACTCTCAGGTAAAAAAGTCATCGTTGACCCTGCCACCAGTAATGCTTGGTTTACGCTAACACTGCAAAACGTCAATGCCGAACTTATCCAACAAGCCGACCCTTGTTTGTTGCCAAAAGCTGCTAAAAATGCGACTGAAATTGGCGGCATGAAGTCATGTCATGTTCGTGATGGCGCAGCAATGGCGAAGTTCCTATCGTGGCTTGATAGCGAAGTAGCAGCCGGCAAACTTCATAATGAAGCAGAATTGGCTGATAAACTTCAAACCTTCCGTGAGCTTGACCCAACGCTCGCAGATTTAAGCTTTGATACCATTTCGGCAGCAACCACCAATGCCGCTATGTGCCACTACAACCACATGAACCAACCAGAGCCAGGTAAGCTTGAAATGAACACGCTCTACCTTGTTGACTCAGGTGGTCAGTATACCGATGGTACCACCGACATTACTCGTACCATTGCAATTGGTGAAGTAAGTGACGAAATGAAACAGCAATTTACCTTAGTGCTAAAAGGTCATATTGCGCTCGCTAAAGCTCGTTTCCCGAAAGGCACTTGCGGTCACCAACTTGACATTCTTGCTCGCCAACATTTATGGGCAAATGGCTACGATTATGACCACGGTACTGGTCATGGTGTTGGCCATTTCCTAAGTGTGCATGAAGGTCCACAACGTA includes:
- a CDS encoding carboxylate/amino acid/amine transporter, with protein sequence MFYLSAVTLLWAFSFSLIGVYLAGQVDSWFSVLMRVALASVVFLPFLKFKQVPKKLIVQLMAIGGIQLGLMYCFYYQSFLLLSVPEVLLFTVFTPIYVTLIYDLLKARFSPWYLVTAAIAVAGAVFIKFAGINENFVIGFLVVQGANLCFAIGQVAYKYVMENQSVQLPQRTVFGYFYLGALVVATIAFALLGNPSKLPTTSLQWGILIYLGVIASGVGYFVWNKGACLVNAGALAIMNNALVPAGLIVNIVIWNRDVDIARLSIGGIIILLSLWINETWVKRKVAQSYKEAENA
- a CDS encoding aminopeptidase P family protein, with the translated sequence MYQSISERVTELRNWLTRNGLDALIIPHEDEYLGEYVPEHNERLHWLTGFTGSAGAAVITQNAAAIFVDGRYTVQVRKQVPQELFEYRHLIEEPYLDWLQSNLPTDSKVGYDPRMHRASWLTATQTKLAGELQLVATEGNAIDQLWHDRPAAVVSDMRLMSDELVGVNSATKRQRIADILIGKKADCAVLTELDSICWLLNIRGLDVSRLPVLLSHAIIHADATVDFFLDPARLAEGFEEHVGTGVRVHHPDTLQCELEKLSGKKVIVDPATSNAWFTLTLQNVNAELIQQADPCLLPKAAKNATEIGGMKSCHVRDGAAMAKFLSWLDSEVAAGKLHNEAELADKLQTFRELDPTLADLSFDTISAATTNAAMCHYNHMNQPEPGKLEMNTLYLVDSGGQYTDGTTDITRTIAIGEVSDEMKQQFTLVLKGHIALAKARFPKGTCGHQLDILARQHLWANGYDYDHGTGHGVGHFLSVHEGPQRISKVFNNVPLLPGMVLSNEPGYYRADGFGIRIENLELVVEVQTQGDFHVHGFESLTRCPIDVRAINVNMLTKPELTWLNDYHQKVWNEVSPLVEGEVKAWLQQATQPVAHA
- the uspA gene encoding universal stress protein UspA, producing MSYKHILVAVDLSEDSKLLVEKAVALAKPLDAVVSFIHIDVNYAELYTGLIDINLAETQHHAMEASQTQLKELADHANYPINHTLVGSGDLSNELCDTIKEFNIDLVVCGHHQDFWSKLLSSTRQLINCSPVDMLVVPLND
- the uspB gene encoding universal stress protein UspB, yielding MISGDTILLALMIVTGINVARYFTALRALIYIMREAHPLLYQQVDGRGFFTTHGNMSKQVRLYHYLKSKEYLHHHDEVFTGKCDRVRELFILSSSLVVFTSVVAFML
- a CDS encoding NAD(P)/FAD-dependent oxidoreductase, with the translated sequence MSEKVDVVIIGAGAAGLMCAAQAGKRGRRVMVIDHAKKPGRKILISGGGRCNFTNYDVSAQNYLCRNPHFVKSALSQYTNWDFISMVGKYGIEFEERSHGQLFCLDSAKDIVNMLLKECELPNITQRYQVETLDIKQIEQGFHLHTTQGDIECESLVVATGGLSMPKLGATPFGYKIAEQFDLPVISTTAGLVPFTLHVEDKDALAELSGIAVPAEIQAECGKSFKEALLFTHRGLSGPSVLQISSYWRPGQAVTINLVPEVDVDELLTRSREKHPNQTLKNTLARVLPKRLVEVFIERKLLVDKPLKQFNPKELEAIRETLERWRVAPNGTEGYRTAEVTLGGVDTDVLSSKTMECKDIKGLYFVGEVMDVTGWLGGYNFQWAWSSGFVAGQNV
- the ftnA gene encoding non-heme ferritin; translated protein: MLSKAMVDQLNDQINLEFFSSNLYLQMSAWCEDKGFEGAAEFLRVHAAEEMQHMQRLFTYVSETGSLPILGAIEAPRHDFASLGDVFRETYEHEQMITQRINKLAHAAFTSQDYSTFNFLQWYVAEQHEEEKLFKGILDKLELVGEDGKALFFIDKDLAALAQKGSSSVMDAPAA
- the asnC gene encoding transcriptional regulator AsnC; the protein is MQVASTKLDELDRAILKILMDDARTPYAEMAKQFNVSPATIHVRIEKMKAADIIQGTEVVVNTKKLGYDVCCFIGINLKAARDYHSALEKLNALDEVVEAYYTTGAYSIFVKLMCRSIEELQFVLIDKLQAIDEVQSTETLISLQNPINRNVIP
- a CDS encoding LysR substrate-binding domain-containing protein, with protein sequence MKIDKLARIDLNLLVCLQVLSEELSVTRASSRLHLSQSAVSKSLAKLREQFDDPLFIRTSHGLKPTPKMLFLKPKLETLVDQLELITQPEQFSPQSSEYRFHIAAVESVYPLILPHFLPAIFMQGPNLNISTHSWTDQTFKKLQMGELDIGITGKDIDINDAKLTMLPPRDICEQEIYRDSQMCVVRRDHPVLKQNWNLEQYLALRHVQVRCDGSDRWLLDYRLADLGFERDIAITVPDFNSAASLCSYTDFVFTAPSHFTHLVAKHLDLVVLPLPLEFPPMAYTLFWHRDRENDPALTWLRQIIQTKTLHLR
- a CDS encoding multidrug effflux MFS transporter; its protein translation is MSTSANSSIVQSKQQMILLTLLVLFSPLAIDIYLPALPQISQAFHVEHALAQDTITWFLFAMGVGQLFAGPLADKLGRRTVALAGVSIYIVSALLAWGAQSIEWMLMSRLLQGLGACATSVAAFATVRDIFGPERSGKMISYLNGAICFIPALAPILGSWLTQQFGWRSNFSFMAGFGVIVGLWLMIRMKETNPTTEKQAVFKLSRYWSVLKVPSFLFHASLCMLAMAVILAYVTSAPVVLMENLGLTMNEFTFWFGINAVVNITACLSAPKLMDKLGTHKILMSGIVMLLIAGGLMIGMRSQATALAFMLPIFFSSVGFAWILGSAAGKALAPFGDKAGTAAALLGLFQMSGAGLVVGTLQRLELEPQMMIALQMWIIAPALIILLSKAGKEWHRLVFQS
- a CDS encoding class I SAM-dependent methyltransferase — encoded protein: MQLQLICEAPERASELNDIATRWKLTHSDESVFALVLTHERLELRKVDEPKLGAIFVDWVTGAVAHRRKFGGGKGQSIAKAAGLNKGVTPTVLDGTAGLGRDAFVLASLGCKVQMVERHPVVAALLDDGLNRAKQDAEIGAWVTQRVTLLHASSHDALDNLVSDSSFVRPDVVYLDPMYPHPENKKKSALVKKEMRVFQSLVGADNDADALLAPALKLATKRVVVKRPDYSNWLAEQKPSMAIETKKNRFDVYVIAAMAGEK